From the genome of Argentina anserina chromosome 4, drPotAnse1.1, whole genome shotgun sequence, one region includes:
- the LOC126791362 gene encoding mediator of RNA polymerase II transcription subunit 28 has protein sequence MAAAELQSSKEEMVAWVRALEDALLPCLPARELQAIDRSPHPSHQIDVERHARDFMDAAKKLQLYFLSLQREDQPTDAEQLRKEISVMEDELKKKTEIIEKHERLIQGWKKELKDQLNKHNTELQKV, from the exons ATGGCTGCTGCAGAGCTGCAATCTTCAAAGGAAGAGATGGTGGCTTGGGTGAGGGCCCTGGAGGATGCTTTGCTTCCATGCTTGCCTGCCAGAGAGCTTCAAGCAATTGACCGCTCTCCCCACCCTTCTCATCAGA ttgATGTGGAGAGACATGCCCGAGATTTTATGGATGCTGCTAAAAAGCTCCAGCTGTATTTTCTTAGTCTGCAACGTGAGGATCAGCCAACAGATGCCGAACAACTTAGAAAG GAGATTTCTGTGATGGAAGACGAGTTGAAGAAAAAGACTGAGATTATTGAGAAGCATGAAAGGCTTATCCAGGGGTGGAAAAAGGAGCTAAAAGACCAATTGAACAAGCATAATACCGAGCTTCAGAAAGTGTAG